CGGCGCTCGAGTCGAACCGATTCTCGTTTTGACCTGGATCGGAAGGCAGATGGTAAAGCTTGTTGGGCGGACCCTGGTTCTCGAGCAGAAGCGTCCATTCGCCGTCAGTTACCTGGCCCTGGGGATTGCCACCATCGGGACTCCAGCCGCCGACCCACGCGCCATGCGTGATGGCGTAATCGTGATTTTGGTCGCCGCCATCCAACACGATGGGCAAAAGGGAATTGCCCTCAACCGGCCCAGAATGCTCCGTGTTGAAGACGTCCAGAATGGTCGGTGGAATATCGATGATGCTGGTTAATGCCGGCGTTCTCCTGGGCGTGGCTTCTGGATAATAGATCATCAGCGGAATGTGAGCGACTTCCTCATACATATCAAAGTTCTTCGCCACCAGACCATGCTCACCCAGAAGAAATCCATGATCGGCCATGAAGATAATCATGGTCGAATCCATCAGTCCCATATTATCTATTTTCTTCAACAGGTGACCAATCCACGTGTCGACGAGGCAGGCTTCTGCACGGTAAAGCACTTCTGCTCGCTTTGTGGTCTTCTCGTCCATTGGATTCGATCCGTAAGGCGGATAGATGGGTTCAGGACCCTCGTAGTCTTCCTCCTGGAATCGCCGAACGTACCAATCCGGCGGATCCCAGGGCTCATGTGGATCGAACGTGTCGACCATAAGATAAAAGCTTTCATGCTGGTAGTTCTGCTCCAACCATCGTGTTGCGCTGCGCATTGTCGTGGCGACAAATGTATCTTCCTCTTTCTGCCGAAAGGCCGTGTTTCTCAAATGATTGGCCAATCCCAGCGGAAGTTGCTCGGGATGGGTCCGCGTATGTGTACGAAAGCGTCTTGCGGCATCTCCATCGTAGTCAAAGGGCTGAGTCCTCAAATGATCGGACTCTTGACCTCGAATCCATTCCCATCCTGTGAACCCCCGATTATAGTTGAACCCGTTATTAAGATGATGAGGTGTATCTGCAATCATCATGGATACGACACCCGCATCTGAAAGCGAATCTGCTATTACGGGAATGTCCCGCTTGAGCGGTTCCCAGCCTCTCCTGCACATACCAACCTGGCCAGTGACCAGTTCACCTCGAATGGGTACGGTGGGAAAACTGCACACGTAGGCACGGTCGAACAGGACGCATTTCTCGGCAAAAGCATCGAGAAACGGTGCGTGGCCTCTTCCCCCGAATACTTTCAGATTATCGCGTCTAAATGTGTCTGATATGATGTGTATAACGTTCATGATTGTGTTCTGCTTTCAGTTTAAGAAGCAATTATAGA
This genomic stretch from Gemmatimonadota bacterium harbors:
- a CDS encoding sulfatase — protein: MNVIHIISDTFRRDNLKVFGGRGHAPFLDAFAEKCVLFDRAYVCSFPTVPIRGELVTGQVGMCRRGWEPLKRDIPVIADSLSDAGVVSMMIADTPHHLNNGFNYNRGFTGWEWIRGQESDHLRTQPFDYDGDAARRFRTHTRTHPEQLPLGLANHLRNTAFRQKEEDTFVATTMRSATRWLEQNYQHESFYLMVDTFDPHEPWDPPDWYVRRFQEEDYEGPEPIYPPYGSNPMDEKTTKRAEVLYRAEACLVDTWIGHLLKKIDNMGLMDSTMIIFMADHGFLLGEHGLVAKNFDMYEEVAHIPLMIYYPEATPRRTPALTSIIDIPPTILDVFNTEHSGPVEGNSLLPIVLDGGDQNHDYAITHGAWVGGWSPDGGNPQGQVTDGEWTLLLENQGPPNKLYHLPSDPGQNENRFDSSADEVRRLYDAFLNFIGQNGGPPEMVESFRNRMP